One genomic region from Anthonomus grandis grandis chromosome 1, icAntGran1.3, whole genome shotgun sequence encodes:
- the LOC126740877 gene encoding uncharacterized protein LOC126740877: MSKKEKQFLSEFIELYRSFPCLWKIKSKRYSDRNAKQQAYESMIEKMREFDVGANKETVVKKINSLRTAYRRKLKKVIDSERSGAGEEDVYVPHLWYFDLLNFIRDQEIPRKTQTNVEDEESELHQFTAERDEATSESGLFSPRESPSISPPSTPHSLTLGPSTSTRQSTQTTRTMKRRGSWINAMIYYM, translated from the exons ATGTCAAAgaaagaaaaacagtttttaagtgaGTTTATTGAGTTGTACAGATCATTCCCGTGTCTCTGGAAGATAAAATCCAAGCGGTACAGTGATCGTAATGCGAAACAACAGGCTTATGAAAGTATGATTGAAAAAATGCGGGAGTTCGATGTAGGAGCAAACAAAGAAactgtagtaaaaaaaattaactctttaAGAACCGCGTacaggagaaaattaaaaaaagttattgattcGGAGAGGTCTGGTGCTGGTGAAGAAGACGTGTACGTTCCTCATTTGTGGTATTTTGATTTGCTTAACTTTATACGGGATCAAGAAATTCCACGAAAGACGCAAACCAATGTTGAAGATGAAGAATca GAACTTCATCAATTTACGGCTGAGCGTGATGAAGCAACTAGTGAATCAGGATTATTCTCACCAAGGGAGTCGCCAAGTATTTCTCCACCCTCTACACCACACTCTTTGACGTTGGGACCATCCACATCCACACGCCAATCCACTCAGACAACTAGAACCATGAAACGGCGCGGCAGCTGGATAAATGCGATGATATATTACATGTGA